One segment of Polyangiaceae bacterium DNA contains the following:
- a CDS encoding threonylcarbamoyl-AMP synthase, with protein sequence MHTRVLPLVPASLARAVALLRAGSVVAFPTETVYGLGARADDPAAVRRIFEAKGRPATNPLIVHVADATSARELADGFPSAAERLAAAFWPGPLTLVLKRRAGVVADDVVAGGDTVAVRVPASAAARVLLEACRLPLAAPSANRSTTLSPTTAEHVVKSLDGRIPLVLDAGPCARGIESTIVDVTRSPAVLLRPGAISIEALRSCVDIVDPGTIVVSLDKPAPAPGTSSRHYAPRAKLILVAPAALPDELSRRRSSGLSVGAISFMPEHFALPAVEILPDDPDGFAAGLYATLHRLDDAGCSEILMTEPPQTPAWLAVRDRLLRATRSE encoded by the coding sequence GTGCATACCCGCGTTCTCCCCCTCGTGCCCGCCTCCCTCGCCCGCGCAGTCGCGCTCCTTCGAGCGGGCTCCGTCGTCGCGTTTCCCACCGAAACCGTCTACGGCCTTGGTGCCCGCGCGGATGACCCCGCCGCCGTTCGCCGCATCTTCGAAGCGAAAGGACGTCCCGCGACAAACCCGCTCATCGTGCACGTTGCTGACGCGACCTCCGCACGCGAGCTCGCCGACGGCTTCCCATCCGCAGCCGAACGCCTCGCGGCCGCCTTTTGGCCCGGCCCGCTCACCCTCGTCCTGAAGCGACGCGCAGGTGTCGTTGCGGATGACGTCGTCGCAGGTGGCGACACCGTCGCCGTGCGAGTGCCCGCATCCGCGGCAGCCCGCGTGCTGCTCGAAGCGTGTCGTCTTCCACTTGCAGCACCCAGCGCCAACCGATCGACCACGCTCTCCCCAACGACGGCCGAGCACGTCGTCAAGTCGCTCGACGGCCGCATTCCTCTCGTCCTCGATGCAGGACCTTGCGCTCGCGGCATCGAATCCACCATCGTCGACGTCACGCGTTCGCCCGCTGTCTTGCTTCGCCCGGGCGCCATTTCCATCGAAGCGCTGCGATCCTGTGTCGACATCGTCGATCCCGGCACGATCGTCGTTTCGCTCGACAAACCCGCGCCCGCACCCGGCACGTCCTCGCGTCACTACGCGCCTCGCGCCAAGTTGATCCTCGTTGCTCCAGCGGCTTTGCCCGACGAGCTCTCCCGTCGTCGCTCGTCCGGTTTGTCCGTGGGCGCCATTTCGTTCATGCCCGAACATTTTGCCCTGCCGGCTGTCGAGATTTTGCCCGACGATCCGGATGGTTTTGCCGCTGGCCTTTACGCCACGCTCCATCGCCTCGACGACGCCGGTTGCAGCGAAATTCTCATGACTGAACCGCCCCAGACGCCCGCATGGCTCGCCGTCCGTGATCGCCTGCTCCGAGCTACTCGTTCCGAGTGA
- a CDS encoding 50S ribosomal protein L9, whose translation MRVVLTEEIPNVGKSGELVRVRPGYARNFLIPRGLAVGATAENVARIEHEKRVAELRAAKTKKAAEELSQKLTGVKITIHKPVGEGDRLYGSVTSRDVEEALAAQGFNVDRRRIGVETIKALGTYQVPIRLATSVTANVEVTVAAKA comes from the coding sequence ATCCGCGTCGTCCTCACCGAGGAAATTCCCAACGTCGGCAAGAGCGGCGAGCTCGTTCGCGTTCGTCCCGGCTACGCTCGCAACTTTCTCATCCCCCGTGGACTCGCAGTGGGCGCCACGGCAGAGAACGTTGCGCGTATCGAGCACGAGAAGCGAGTCGCCGAGCTTCGCGCCGCAAAGACCAAGAAGGCCGCCGAAGAGCTCTCGCAGAAGCTCACCGGCGTCAAGATCACCATCCACAAGCCGGTTGGTGAAGGCGATCGATTGTACGGCTCCGTAACGTCGCGCGACGTCGAAGAGGCTCTCGCAGCACAGGGCTTCAACGTCGATCGCCGTCGCATTGGCGTCGAAACGATCAAGGCGCTCGGCACCTACCAAGTGCCGATTCGCCTCGCCACCAGCGTGACCGCGAACGTCGAAGTCACGGTCGCCGCCAAGGCCTGA
- the aroA gene encoding 3-phosphoshikimate 1-carboxyvinyltransferase yields the protein MTDLVVFPYERPLAGSVPVPGDKSIAHRSILLAGLASGRSEVKGGALGADNLSTLAALEAMGVAVEKPSGAPDTLVISGVGLDGLRAPTGPIDCGNSGTTMRLLSGVLVAQRFASTLVGDESLTRRPMERVARPLRQRGGRIEGRIDTKRVGEITAPLQIGPLPKPAVLAALEYEMPVASAQVKSAILLSGLWADGPTYVREPHVSRDHTERLLIALGVPIQTIGPMIELDGPSFSGKLPAFSITVPGDPSSAAFLLAAALLIPNSQVTVRRVGTNPTRTGLYEVLRDMGASLAFEPRGEEMGEPVADVHAWGSNLSGGRLGGELVARAIDEVPILCALAARAKGITTIEDASELRVKESDRIATMARVLRAFGVVCEERPDGLVIEGCPDKPLRAADVSSEGDHRIAMASAVLGLCADGPSRVREADNIATSFPRFVGTLRALGARVDVEQARGAT from the coding sequence GTGACAGATCTCGTTGTCTTCCCTTACGAACGTCCGCTTGCGGGCAGCGTGCCCGTACCTGGTGACAAGAGCATCGCGCATCGCTCCATTTTGCTTGCCGGCTTGGCGAGCGGGCGAAGCGAAGTCAAAGGCGGCGCTCTCGGTGCCGACAATCTCTCGACGCTCGCCGCGCTCGAAGCGATGGGCGTCGCCGTGGAAAAACCGAGCGGTGCCCCGGATACGCTCGTCATCTCCGGCGTGGGGCTCGATGGGCTACGCGCGCCGACAGGCCCCATCGACTGCGGCAATTCGGGCACGACGATGCGCCTTTTGTCCGGCGTGCTCGTCGCTCAAAGGTTTGCCTCGACGCTCGTTGGCGACGAATCGCTGACGCGAAGGCCGATGGAGCGCGTCGCGCGTCCGCTGCGTCAACGAGGCGGTAGGATCGAAGGTCGAATCGATACCAAGCGCGTCGGAGAAATCACGGCGCCGCTCCAGATTGGACCGCTGCCCAAGCCGGCGGTCTTGGCCGCTCTGGAATACGAAATGCCCGTCGCGAGCGCTCAAGTGAAAAGCGCGATCCTGCTTTCGGGTCTGTGGGCGGATGGCCCGACGTACGTGCGCGAGCCTCATGTTTCGCGAGATCACACCGAGCGACTTCTCATCGCGCTCGGGGTCCCCATTCAAACGATCGGCCCGATGATCGAGCTCGATGGTCCATCGTTCTCGGGCAAACTGCCTGCGTTCTCCATCACGGTTCCAGGCGATCCTTCATCGGCCGCGTTTCTTCTCGCAGCGGCGCTCCTTATCCCGAATAGTCAGGTCACCGTACGACGTGTCGGGACAAACCCGACTCGCACGGGTCTCTACGAAGTGTTGCGCGACATGGGTGCATCGCTCGCCTTCGAACCTCGTGGCGAAGAAATGGGTGAGCCGGTTGCGGACGTGCATGCTTGGGGCTCCAACCTTTCGGGCGGACGGCTCGGAGGCGAACTGGTGGCGCGGGCGATCGACGAAGTGCCCATTCTGTGCGCGCTGGCTGCACGCGCGAAAGGCATCACGACGATCGAAGATGCATCCGAGCTGCGTGTGAAAGAGAGCGACCGCATCGCGACGATGGCGCGCGTGCTCCGAGCTTTCGGCGTCGTCTGCGAAGAGCGACCCGATGGGCTCGTGATCGAAGGCTGCCCGGACAAACCTTTGCGCGCGGCAGACGTGTCGAGCGAGGGCGACCACCGCATTGCAATGGCTTCGGCGGTGCTCGGCTTGTGCGCGGATGGGCCCTCGCGCGTGCGAGAAGCAGACAACATCGCAACGAGTTTTCCGCGGTTCGTGGGTACGCTACGGGCGTTGGGTGCGCGCGTGGACGTGGAGCAAGCGAGAGGTGCAACGTGA
- a CDS encoding 50S ribosomal protein L25/general stress protein Ctc — protein sequence MEIIKLSATPRPDSGKSPSNRLRRTGQIPAVCYGKGLAAFTVAVAPKELLQVLKSPHGKNSVIELSVNDSQSYTVMVRDFDYHPISRDLLHADFLQVKLDQPVDVEVPVRCTGKAKGTVTGGILQQIFRNLPIRCLPEKIPVIVDIDVTELDLGDTIKAGQIQLPEGVKVRLPEEQTVIVIAVPEKAEEAAAGAPGAPAAAGAAPAAAAKGAAPAAGKAAAPAAAAKAAPAAKPAAKK from the coding sequence ATGGAAATCATCAAGCTCAGCGCCACCCCTCGTCCCGACAGCGGAAAAAGCCCGTCGAACCGGCTCCGCCGCACCGGACAGATCCCCGCGGTTTGTTACGGCAAAGGCCTTGCCGCTTTCACCGTCGCCGTTGCTCCCAAAGAACTGCTCCAGGTGCTCAAGTCACCGCACGGGAAAAACTCCGTGATCGAGCTGTCCGTCAACGATTCGCAGAGCTACACCGTCATGGTGCGCGACTTCGACTATCACCCGATCTCGCGCGATCTGCTCCACGCAGATTTCTTGCAGGTCAAACTGGATCAACCGGTCGACGTCGAAGTGCCCGTGCGCTGCACCGGCAAAGCGAAGGGCACGGTTACGGGTGGCATCTTGCAGCAGATCTTCCGCAACCTGCCGATCCGCTGCTTGCCTGAAAAGATTCCCGTCATCGTCGACATCGACGTCACCGAGCTCGATCTCGGCGACACCATCAAGGCGGGTCAGATCCAATTGCCCGAAGGCGTGAAGGTGCGTTTGCCCGAGGAGCAAACGGTCATCGTCATCGCCGTTCCCGAGAAGGCCGAAGAAGCTGCCGCGGGTGCTCCTGGCGCTCCGGCTGCCGCGGGTGCTGCTCCGGCTGCTGCGGCCAAGGGTGCTGCACCGGCTGCTGGCAAGGCTGCGGCACCTGCTGCTGCCGCCAAGGCTGCCCCGGCTGCGAAGCCTGCCGCAAAGAAGTAG
- a CDS encoding bifunctional riboflavin kinase/FMN adenylyltransferase has translation MDRFLDAREKPGSLVAIGNFDGVHRGHRAVLAEAADIARARGLEPIVLTFDPHPAEVLGRKAPPLLTSLERKKQLCQRAMSGGRVVVVSFDRTFAAQTPREFAERVIVPLGTRVVMVGKNFRFGANRAGDFDELSRLGNELGFETRSHALVGDDAGSWSSSRVRNEIAQGHLEEACRILGRWHSLSGTVVHGDKRGRTIGFPTANIVDIREALPPFGVMAVVVDVASPPGPLSTSGEGENASPPGPLSTDVERGNAWRMLGRGVANLGLRPTVDSSATQPRLEVHLFDFEGNLYGRRLRVHLVQHLRPEKRFTGIDMLRAQIIEDSKRARAVLADVRPDPNARGAWA, from the coding sequence GTGGATCGTTTCTTGGACGCACGAGAAAAACCAGGCAGCCTCGTCGCGATTGGCAACTTCGACGGAGTCCATCGTGGACATCGCGCCGTGCTCGCCGAAGCTGCCGACATCGCTCGTGCGCGCGGGCTCGAGCCCATCGTGCTCACGTTCGATCCACATCCAGCCGAAGTGCTCGGTCGCAAAGCACCACCACTGCTCACTTCACTCGAACGCAAGAAGCAACTTTGCCAGCGCGCGATGTCGGGAGGTCGCGTGGTGGTCGTATCGTTCGATCGCACGTTCGCCGCGCAAACGCCGCGCGAATTCGCCGAACGCGTGATCGTTCCACTTGGGACACGCGTGGTGATGGTGGGGAAAAATTTTCGCTTCGGAGCCAATCGCGCAGGCGACTTCGACGAGCTTTCGAGACTTGGCAACGAGCTCGGATTCGAAACGCGTTCGCACGCGCTCGTCGGTGACGACGCGGGATCCTGGTCGTCGTCGCGCGTGCGAAACGAGATCGCCCAGGGCCATTTGGAAGAGGCGTGTCGCATCCTCGGACGCTGGCATTCGCTGTCCGGCACGGTCGTACACGGCGACAAACGCGGCCGCACGATCGGTTTTCCCACCGCCAACATCGTCGACATCCGTGAAGCCTTGCCGCCGTTCGGAGTGATGGCGGTCGTCGTGGACGTGGCCTCACCCCCTGGCCCCCTCTCCACAAGTGGAGAGGGGGAAAATGCCTCACCCCCTGGCCCCCTCTCCACTGACGTGGAGAGGGGGAATGCGTGGCGGATGCTCGGACGAGGCGTTGCGAACCTTGGGCTTCGTCCAACGGTGGATTCGTCTGCGACGCAGCCACGGCTCGAAGTGCATCTGTTCGACTTCGAAGGAAATCTCTACGGACGACGACTGCGCGTGCATCTCGTGCAACACCTTCGTCCGGAAAAACGTTTCACCGGAATCGATATGCTCCGAGCACAAATCATCGAGGACTCGAAGCGAGCTCGCGCCGTGCTTGCAGACGTCCGCCCCGATCCGAACGCACGAGGCGCGTGGGCATGA
- the rpsF gene encoding 30S ribosomal protein S6 translates to MSRLVTAPNRAREYETIYIMKPDIDADTADRVGTRLSEVIGRENGRLTKVETWGRRRLSYDIRKHRRGVYVYLKYLGTGRVVSEVERNLRLLDGVIKYQTVLVRNDVEVATMEIAADDVKFERVELPPLEEERDESRERQLGLIEPERRQERTSEAPLSGELDDLDADADMGGDEDEGA, encoded by the coding sequence ATGAGCCGACTGGTTACGGCGCCGAATCGCGCCAGAGAATACGAAACGATCTACATCATGAAGCCGGACATCGATGCCGACACAGCAGACCGTGTCGGAACGCGTTTGTCCGAGGTCATCGGTCGTGAGAACGGCCGCTTGACGAAGGTTGAAACCTGGGGTCGCCGCCGCTTGTCGTACGACATCCGCAAGCACCGTCGCGGCGTGTACGTCTACCTGAAGTACCTCGGCACCGGACGCGTCGTGTCCGAGGTCGAGCGCAACCTGCGCCTGCTCGACGGCGTCATCAAGTACCAAACCGTTCTCGTTCGTAACGACGTCGAAGTCGCGACGATGGAGATTGCGGCCGATGACGTGAAGTTCGAGCGTGTCGAGCTGCCGCCGCTCGAAGAAGAGCGCGACGAATCGCGTGAGCGTCAGCTTGGCCTCATCGAGCCCGAGCGCCGTCAGGAGCGCACGTCCGAAGCGCCGCTGTCCGGTGAGCTCGACGATCTCGATGCGGACGCAGACATGGGTGGCGACGAGGACGAGGGAGCGTGA
- a CDS encoding DUF882 domain-containing protein: MRSSTVSTSILFAAACAAFVFLSARPSTATLLEQPPKLYTFRLDDPSVPRLDLLRSFLNAEIERPGPFRRYVSGRFGKWNDEPWMTLDWHPTRNSSEATSTENQSTTEETWDVRYSFDGEPSFGPFSSGRSESLRIVPEVPLAWAAIETSDPAPFLASTGTTLRSNGYDSLWAPRTKPVVDWRCRRRPVRFVRGSGEQDVFHLVRCDGSVAPEALDRLSIIMRPAQVARPEGLLPDEPDPEAAARGEWIADVRLAHPRLLWALQRIADAFPWRAVYVYSGYRPGALVAGTSHHSLHAAARAVDIQVHGIPNTKVFELCRTLDDVGCGFYPNSKFVHVDVRRPGTGHAVWIDASGPGEPPRYVDAWPGVLAKGGFIWGPKRASRQAEDGDPLSCVSGGVSLPSCDTAPAAP; encoded by the coding sequence ATGCGTTCTTCGACCGTTTCCACATCGATCCTGTTTGCAGCCGCGTGCGCCGCGTTCGTCTTCCTGTCTGCACGTCCATCGACGGCAACCCTGCTCGAGCAACCCCCGAAGCTCTACACCTTCCGTCTCGACGACCCGTCCGTCCCGCGCCTCGATTTGTTGCGGTCTTTCCTCAACGCCGAAATCGAGCGGCCGGGGCCATTTCGCCGTTATGTCTCCGGACGGTTTGGCAAATGGAACGATGAACCTTGGATGACGCTCGATTGGCATCCCACGCGAAATTCATCCGAAGCCACGTCGACGGAAAATCAAAGCACGACGGAAGAAACCTGGGATGTTCGCTACTCGTTCGACGGTGAACCGTCGTTCGGGCCCTTTTCGAGCGGTCGTTCGGAAAGTCTGCGCATCGTCCCCGAGGTTCCGCTTGCATGGGCTGCGATCGAGACGAGCGACCCCGCGCCGTTTCTCGCGTCCACCGGAACCACTTTGAGGTCCAACGGTTACGACTCGCTTTGGGCGCCGCGCACCAAGCCCGTCGTGGATTGGCGTTGTCGTCGCCGTCCCGTGCGATTCGTTCGCGGAAGCGGCGAACAGGACGTGTTTCACCTCGTGCGTTGCGACGGATCGGTCGCCCCCGAGGCGCTCGACCGACTCTCCATCATCATGCGCCCGGCGCAAGTTGCGCGTCCCGAGGGCCTTCTGCCCGACGAACCCGATCCCGAAGCAGCGGCTCGCGGTGAATGGATTGCCGATGTTCGCCTTGCGCATCCGCGCCTCTTGTGGGCCCTTCAGCGCATCGCAGACGCGTTTCCCTGGCGCGCCGTGTACGTGTACAGCGGTTATCGCCCCGGAGCGCTCGTTGCGGGCACCAGCCATCACAGCCTCCACGCCGCCGCTCGAGCCGTCGACATTCAAGTGCATGGCATACCCAACACCAAGGTTTTCGAGCTTTGCCGTACCCTCGATGACGTTGGTTGTGGCTTCTACCCCAACAGCAAGTTCGTTCACGTCGACGTGCGTCGTCCCGGAACGGGTCATGCCGTTTGGATCGATGCATCTGGGCCTGGCGAACCTCCGCGTTACGTCGATGCGTGGCCTGGAGTGCTTGCGAAGGGCGGTTTTATCTGGGGGCCCAAACGCGCTTCACGACAAGCCGAGGATGGCGATCCGCTGTCTTGCGTTTCGGGCGGCGTGAGCTTGCCATCGTGTGACACCGCGCCAGCGGCGCCTTGA
- a CDS encoding ribose-phosphate pyrophosphokinase: MFKRVSIFSGNASSALTQEICQVLEQPFGKCRVSRFSDGETFCVIQENVRGVDTYVVQSTCSPVNDSVMELLIMVDALRRASAGSITAVIPYYGYARQDRKVAPRTPITAKLVADLLQAAGVDRVVAIDLHAGQIQGFFNIPFDHLFAMPALLEQHLREHYGHDVVIVSPDAGGVERARAFSKRLGGTLAIIDKRRERANESEVMNIIGEVEGRKCLLLDDIIDTAGTLVNAANALAKAGAKSVAACATHPVLSGPAVSRIKESPLTEVIVSNSIPLSEEARASGKFKVISVARLLAEAIRRIHHSDSVSSLFV, from the coding sequence GTGTTCAAGAGGGTGAGCATCTTTTCGGGGAACGCGAGTTCCGCACTTACGCAAGAGATCTGCCAGGTGCTGGAACAGCCCTTTGGCAAGTGTCGTGTGTCCCGCTTTTCCGATGGCGAGACGTTTTGCGTGATCCAGGAAAATGTCCGCGGCGTGGATACCTACGTCGTTCAGTCGACGTGTTCGCCGGTGAATGACAGCGTCATGGAGCTGCTCATCATGGTGGATGCGCTCCGACGTGCGTCGGCAGGATCCATCACCGCCGTGATTCCGTATTACGGGTACGCTCGGCAAGATCGCAAGGTCGCGCCGCGTACGCCGATCACGGCCAAGCTCGTCGCTGACCTGCTGCAAGCAGCCGGCGTCGACCGCGTGGTCGCGATCGACCTGCATGCAGGTCAGATCCAAGGGTTTTTCAACATTCCCTTCGATCACTTGTTCGCCATGCCCGCGCTGCTCGAGCAGCACCTACGCGAACACTACGGGCACGACGTCGTCATCGTTTCGCCTGACGCTGGTGGCGTCGAACGTGCTCGGGCGTTTTCCAAACGCCTCGGTGGCACGCTCGCCATCATCGACAAACGTCGCGAACGCGCAAACGAAAGCGAAGTGATGAACATCATCGGTGAGGTCGAGGGGCGCAAATGCTTGCTGCTCGACGACATCATCGATACTGCCGGCACGCTCGTAAACGCGGCCAACGCGCTTGCGAAGGCCGGCGCCAAGAGCGTGGCGGCTTGCGCGACGCACCCCGTTCTGTCCGGACCGGCGGTGTCGCGCATCAAAGAATCACCGCTGACCGAGGTGATCGTTTCCAATTCCATCCCGCTGTCCGAGGAAGCCCGGGCGTCGGGGAAGTTCAAGGTCATCAGCGTGGCTCGTCTACTCGCCGAGGCGATCCGCAGAATTCACCACTCGGACTCGGTGAGCTCGCTATTCGTCTAA
- a CDS encoding 30S ribosomal protein S18: protein MTSRMDSGSNRNIEMDDRDFARTPDLNADAPGRRRTGRKRVCRYCADKALVIDYKDPQALKYFISERGKVVPRRISGNCALHQRKVTLAIKRARNIALLPFTVTA from the coding sequence ATGACTTCGCGAATGGACTCCGGCAGCAACCGCAACATCGAAATGGATGATCGCGATTTCGCGCGAACTCCTGATCTCAACGCCGACGCCCCTGGTCGTCGTCGCACGGGCCGCAAGCGGGTTTGTCGTTACTGCGCCGATAAGGCGCTCGTGATCGACTACAAAGATCCGCAGGCGCTCAAGTACTTCATCTCGGAGCGAGGCAAGGTCGTTCCGCGTCGCATCAGTGGCAACTGCGCTTTGCATCAGCGCAAAGTCACGCTTGCCATCAAGCGCGCGCGCAACATCGCGCTGCTCCCGTTCACCGTCACGGCATAA
- the dnaB gene encoding replicative DNA helicase has product MQTQGRRGRNSQQNEPVPVAGRVPPHDLDAEAAVLAAVLLERDALDRVLELLKPEHFYSDANRRIFEAAVQLATEGTPVDITTVASWLRSREWINHIGGPSYLAQLVDATPAVAHVGAHAKVVHEKWRLRQLIGACQRIAAEGYGDVGTVQEFIDGAEQAVYHLARTAESTSVQPIAQVLKTVFEQITAAAERGDRITGVSTGFERLDSKTAGLHDGDLTIVAARPGMGKTSFVLNMAVNVASPRTVRAAGPNEDGHGYEHQEPGFGVCVFSLEMPREQLASRMVCSEGRVDVGKLRQGFLQPDDWRRLTEAASYLSTLPIWVDDTPAISLLEVRAKTRRIQAEYNRPTAPGQPERRVGLIIIDYLQLMKGRDGAQSREQEISEISRGLKQLAKELRVPVIALSQLNRAVETRNTKDKRPQLSDLRESGAIEQDADVIMFIYRDEYYNPQETDKKGIAEIIIAKQRNGPTGKVLVRFASSYTRFDNLAPGDYPEMADDE; this is encoded by the coding sequence ATGCAGACGCAAGGGCGCCGAGGTCGAAACTCTCAGCAGAACGAGCCCGTTCCGGTCGCAGGCCGAGTTCCGCCGCATGACCTCGATGCCGAAGCTGCCGTGCTCGCAGCCGTCCTCCTCGAACGCGACGCGCTCGATCGCGTCCTCGAGCTGCTCAAGCCCGAGCATTTCTACAGCGACGCGAACCGGCGCATTTTCGAGGCGGCCGTGCAGCTCGCCACCGAAGGCACGCCGGTCGACATCACGACGGTTGCTTCGTGGCTCCGCAGTCGCGAGTGGATCAACCACATCGGCGGGCCGAGTTATCTCGCGCAGCTCGTCGATGCGACGCCTGCCGTTGCGCACGTGGGTGCTCACGCGAAGGTCGTTCATGAGAAGTGGCGTCTTCGTCAGCTCATCGGGGCATGTCAGCGCATCGCCGCCGAAGGATATGGCGACGTCGGCACGGTGCAGGAGTTCATCGATGGTGCCGAGCAGGCGGTTTATCACCTCGCACGCACCGCTGAATCGACGAGTGTTCAGCCGATTGCGCAAGTTCTGAAGACCGTTTTCGAGCAGATCACGGCGGCTGCCGAGCGCGGCGATCGTATCACGGGCGTGTCCACGGGCTTCGAGCGGCTCGATTCGAAGACGGCGGGCTTGCACGACGGTGACCTCACGATCGTCGCAGCGCGTCCGGGCATGGGCAAAACATCGTTCGTGCTCAACATGGCGGTGAACGTCGCATCGCCGCGCACGGTACGTGCTGCGGGTCCGAATGAAGACGGTCACGGATACGAGCATCAAGAGCCGGGGTTTGGCGTCTGCGTCTTCTCGCTCGAAATGCCGCGCGAGCAACTTGCGAGTCGTATGGTGTGCAGTGAAGGGCGTGTGGATGTCGGCAAGTTGCGCCAAGGGTTTCTCCAGCCAGACGATTGGCGCCGCCTGACCGAAGCTGCGTCCTACTTGTCGACGCTTCCCATTTGGGTCGATGACACGCCGGCCATCAGCCTTCTCGAAGTGCGTGCAAAGACGCGGCGGATCCAGGCCGAATACAACCGACCCACTGCGCCGGGACAACCCGAGCGTCGCGTGGGGCTCATCATCATCGACTACCTGCAGCTCATGAAGGGGCGCGATGGTGCGCAAAGCCGCGAGCAAGAGATCAGCGAGATTTCTCGCGGTTTGAAGCAGCTTGCCAAAGAGCTGCGCGTCCCGGTCATTGCGTTGTCGCAGCTCAACCGTGCAGTCGAGACGCGCAATACCAAGGACAAGCGTCCTCAGCTCAGCGACTTGCGCGAGTCCGGTGCCATCGAGCAGGACGCGGACGTGATCATGTTCATCTACCGCGACGAGTACTACAACCCGCAGGAGACCGATAAGAAAGGCATTGCCGAGATCATCATCGCCAAGCAGCGAAACGGTCCTACTGGCAAAGTCCTCGTACGGTTCGCGTCGTCGTATACGCGGTTCGACAACCTTGCCCCTGGGGATTACCCCGAGATGGCCGACGACGAATAA
- a CDS encoding addiction module protein, with translation MNPPGLPTRPTALTHDPILDAIDRAPRVPRLTAEQRAELEQDVADIAAGRVKLVPNDDVAR, from the coding sequence ATGAACCCGCCTGGATTGCCTACGCGTCCCACTGCACTTACGCACGACCCGATCCTCGACGCGATCGATCGAGCACCGCGCGTACCTCGCCTCACGGCGGAGCAGCGCGCGGAGCTCGAGCAAGATGTTGCAGACATTGCTGCGGGTCGCGTGAAGTTGGTGCCGAATGACGATGTCGCTCGCTGA
- a CDS encoding aminoacyl-tRNA hydrolase, protein MFLVVGLGNPGKAYASHRHNVGFMVVEDLASRVRADSFREKFSGLVARATLGDEQAMLLEPQTYMNQSGRSVQPALAFHKIAPTNLIVVHDELDLPFGQVRLKVGGGHAGHNGLRSIVAHVGTGDFIRLRVGIGRPPPGFQGEVADYVLSSFDAVERANLPDILKLAAETVLEVAARGVAAAMNVRNARPKTGKKQAKDQGEGAAASEPVASPGQTISVTGESKKP, encoded by the coding sequence ATGTTTCTCGTCGTCGGCCTCGGCAATCCAGGCAAAGCCTACGCTTCGCACAGGCACAACGTCGGCTTCATGGTCGTCGAAGACCTTGCCTCACGCGTTCGTGCCGACAGCTTCCGTGAAAAGTTTTCCGGTCTCGTCGCTCGCGCCACGCTCGGCGACGAACAAGCCATGCTGCTCGAGCCCCAGACGTACATGAACCAGTCGGGGCGCAGCGTGCAACCTGCGCTCGCGTTTCACAAGATCGCTCCGACAAACCTCATCGTCGTCCACGACGAGCTCGACCTGCCGTTTGGCCAGGTTCGGTTGAAGGTCGGTGGCGGACATGCTGGACACAACGGCCTGCGATCGATCGTCGCTCACGTAGGTACGGGAGACTTCATTCGGCTGCGGGTTGGCATTGGTAGGCCGCCTCCAGGTTTTCAAGGCGAAGTGGCCGATTACGTCTTGTCATCGTTCGACGCGGTCGAACGTGCGAACTTGCCAGACATCTTGAAGCTTGCGGCGGAAACTGTGCTAGAAGTCGCCGCTCGCGGCGTAGCTGCCGCGATGAACGTTCGTAATGCCCGGCCAAAAACCGGGAAAAAACAAGCGAAAGATCAAGGTGAAGGGGCAGCGGCCTCCGAGCCTGTAGCGTCGCCGGGACAAACCATCTCGGTGACGGGCGAGAGCAAGAAGCCTTGA